A portion of the Burkholderiales bacterium genome contains these proteins:
- a CDS encoding hypothetical protein (possible pseudo, frameshifted), whose product MRYSDNYSRTFVFQELKRQASWHEHALAFYHFRDRDGYEVDIVIEQGAHAVAGIEVKAAATVTAADFRGLRKLKDAAGRRFACGAVLYDGTMSLAFGDSLYAVPIRALWEGA is encoded by the coding sequence GTGCGCTATTCGGACAACTACTCGAGGACCTTCGTTTTCCAGGAGCTCAAGCGACAGGCGAGCTGGCATGAACATGCGCTCGCGTTTTACCATTTTCGCGATCGCGACGGCTACGAAGTGGACATCGTGATCGAACAGGGCGCGCACGCGGTGGCGGGAATCGAGGTCAAAGCGGCGGCCACGGTGACTGCCGCCGACTTCCGCGGCCTGCGCAAGCTCAAGGATGCCGCCGGCCGGCGCTTCGCCTGTGGCGCCGTGCTCTACGACGGCACGATGAGCCTCGCGTTCGGCGATTCGCTCTACGCCGTGCCGATCCGCGCGCTGTGGGAGGGCGCGTGA
- a CDS encoding hypothetical protein (possible pseudo, frameshifted), with amino-acid sequence MQDEDLRQAAAVNPKDKFELVFRGLLERLFVERMDQNEEIFVRYMNDLPFRDMVKRLDGRRGVQAVAGGRKLNGHHAGGARPGAMRRR; translated from the coding sequence GTGCAGGACGAAGACCTTCGGCAAGCGGCTGCAGTCAATCCCAAGGATAAATTCGAGCTCGTGTTCCGCGGCCTCCTCGAACGGCTTTTCGTGGAGCGGATGGACCAGAACGAGGAGATCTTCGTCCGCTACATGAACGACCTGCCGTTTCGTGACATGGTGAAGCGCCTGGATGGCCGCCGAGGAGTACAAGCGGTTGCGGGCGGGCGGAAACTAAACGGACATCACGCCGGAGGCGCTCGGCCCGGGGCGATGCGACGACGGTGA
- a CDS encoding hypothetical protein (possible pseudo, frameshifted): MTAWSTTSEVEREFARKLDEREDIKLFVKLPRWFTVDTPVGLYNPDWAIVKHSDATIYLVSETKGTKDFLKLRTEEADKVRCGKRHFEAIQVPFEVVTSADEV, translated from the coding sequence ATGACTGCGTGGTCTACGACCTCCGAGGTCGAGCGCGAATTCGCGCGTAAGCTTGATGAACGCGAGGACATTAAACTCTTCGTCAAGCTGCCGCGCTGGTTCACAGTAGATACGCCCGTGGGGCTCTACAACCCTGATTGGGCGATTGTCAAACATAGTGATGCGACGATCTATCTGGTAAGTGAAACCAAGGGAACCAAGGATTTTCTCAAGTTACGGACGGAGGAGGCGGATAAAGTCCGCTGTGGTAAGCGGCATTTCGAAGCAATCCAAGTGCCTTTCGAGGTTGTGACCAGCGCCGATGAGGTGTAA
- a CDS encoding DNA methylase N-4 encodes MNDKKSVNTRTNEPEPLDLRSHDIAADKRAELLRIFPEIRTEGGRLDFDKLRLALGEAVDVGRERFGLIWPGKAACFKAIQTPSLGTLRPAPEESVNFDATENLIIEGDNLEVLKLLQKSYLGKVKMIYIDPPYNTGNDFIYPDDYSESLRTYLEYTKQVDAEGRRFSTNTDTDGRFHSKWLNMMYPRLYLARNLLREDGVIFVSCDDNEVHNLRALLNEIFGEENFLAVFVRRRRMATGMRDTPISPDHEYVVAFARSLQAVRLYGVPRNEKDFPFLDSKGRYRSTDLTVGMTREMRPNQYYAIKDPKTGIEYWPPEERVWRFEPTKMQKHIASNDIIWPSDSAGRMTRPRFKTRFDPTENKVNPVSTWMNTRTENGGEDDSEVTCLDAGLNQEATKELRNLLGAQVLDYPKPTSMIKGMVAIATRDEDIILDFFAGSGTTAHAVLELNKQDGGNRKFILVQLPEPVDPESPAGKAGFKTIADICKERVRRVIQKLNVEDAGKLDLEGKKQGRGFRVFKLAESNFKVWDATASKDAASLMQQLELHVDHIREGRSEQDILYEILLKSGFALTTPVETRELAGKRVYRVADGAMLVCLERELTLEAIRAMAAEKPARVVCLDAGFAGIDQLKANAVQTFKTAGVASFKTV; translated from the coding sequence ATGAACGACAAGAAATCCGTCAATACCCGCACGAACGAGCCCGAACCGCTCGACCTCCGCTCCCACGACATCGCCGCCGACAAGCGCGCGGAGCTATTGAGGATCTTTCCCGAAATCCGCACCGAAGGCGGCAGGCTCGACTTCGACAAGCTCCGGCTTGCGCTGGGCGAGGCGGTGGACGTCGGCCGCGAGCGCTTCGGGCTCATCTGGCCAGGCAAGGCGGCTTGCTTCAAGGCCATCCAGACGCCGAGCCTCGGCACGCTGCGCCCGGCGCCGGAGGAATCGGTGAACTTCGACGCGACCGAAAACCTCATCATCGAGGGCGACAACCTGGAGGTGCTCAAGCTCCTGCAGAAGAGCTACCTCGGCAAGGTCAAGATGATCTATATCGACCCGCCCTACAACACCGGCAACGACTTCATCTACCCGGACGACTACAGCGAGTCCTTACGCACCTACCTCGAATACACGAAGCAGGTGGACGCCGAGGGCAGGCGCTTCTCCACCAACACCGACACCGACGGGCGCTTCCACTCCAAGTGGCTCAACATGATGTATCCGCGGCTGTATCTGGCGCGGAATCTGTTGCGGGAGGATGGGGTGATCTTCGTGTCCTGTGACGACAACGAGGTGCACAACCTGAGGGCCTTGCTAAACGAGATTTTCGGGGAGGAGAATTTTCTTGCTGTTTTCGTACGACGTCGCCGTATGGCCACGGGCATGCGTGATACCCCTATCTCGCCAGACCACGAGTACGTGGTGGCGTTCGCGAGGAGCCTTCAAGCGGTCCGTCTCTATGGCGTCCCTCGAAACGAGAAAGACTTTCCATTTCTGGACTCGAAAGGCCGCTACCGAAGTACGGATCTTACAGTCGGTATGACGCGCGAGATGCGTCCGAATCAGTATTACGCGATTAAAGATCCCAAGACCGGGATCGAATATTGGCCGCCCGAAGAACGAGTCTGGAGGTTCGAGCCCACCAAGATGCAGAAGCACATCGCGAGCAACGACATTATCTGGCCCAGCGATTCAGCCGGCCGGATGACACGTCCGAGATTCAAAACGCGATTTGATCCGACCGAGAACAAGGTAAACCCTGTATCTACGTGGATGAACACGCGCACCGAGAATGGAGGTGAAGACGATTCAGAGGTGACCTGCCTCGACGCGGGCTTGAACCAAGAGGCCACCAAAGAGCTTCGTAACCTCTTGGGCGCGCAAGTTCTCGATTATCCGAAACCCACATCGATGATAAAGGGCATGGTGGCTATCGCTACCAGGGATGAAGACATCATCCTCGACTTCTTCGCCGGCTCCGGCACCACGGCGCACGCCGTGCTGGAGCTGAACAAGCAGGATGGCGGTAACCGCAAGTTCATCCTCGTGCAGCTCCCCGAGCCGGTGGATCCGGAAAGTCCCGCCGGCAAGGCGGGTTTTAAGACCATCGCCGATATCTGCAAGGAGCGTGTGCGGCGGGTGATCCAGAAGCTCAACGTTGAAGACGCCGGCAAGCTCGATCTCGAAGGCAAGAAGCAGGGCCGCGGCTTTCGCGTCTTCAAGCTCGCCGAATCGAACTTCAAGGTCTGGGACGCCACGGCCTCCAAGGACGCCGCCTCGCTCATGCAGCAGCTCGAACTGCATGTGGACCATATCCGCGAGGGTCGCAGCGAGCAGGACATCCTGTATGAAATCCTGCTCAAGAGCGGCTTTGCGCTGACGACACCCGTGGAAACCCGCGAACTCGCCGGCAAGCGGGTCTATCGCGTCGCCGACGGCGCCATGCTCGTCTGCCTGGAGCGGGAGCTGACGCTCGAAGCCATCCGCGCCATGGCCGCCGAGAAGCCCGCGCGCGTGGTCTGCCTCGATGCCGGCTTCGCCGGCATCGACCAGCTCAAGGCCAACGCCGTGCAGACCTTCAAAACCGCCGGTGTGGCGAGTTTCAAGACGGTATGA
- a CDS encoding helicase SNF2 has translation MSGQCAEPALQPKHSSNAMTDYHARYLAFELTRRHATDSVEKLGTALADAQVDLNPHQVDAALFAFRNPFSKGAILADEVGLGKTIEAGLLLAQKWAERRRRLLVIVPANLRKQWSQELEDKFFLPTTILETRTFNEQIKAGNLNPFQQNAVVICSYQFVRTKAPYVQQTTWDLVVIDEAHRLRNVYKNSSKIALAIKQAIAPFPKLLLTATPLQNSLLELYGLVSIIDDYAFGDLESFRTRYARLGDGEGETYAELKARLAPICKRTLRRQVLEYVRYTERHALVQEFVPTPEEQQLYEWVSGYLQRDKLYALPASQRQLVTLILRKLLASSTYAIAGTLESMVNRLEAATRQAESPAPPTEAIAEDYEDYDELADEWEEDEGESGKPAPTLTPEQLAELKREKEELAEFLQLAKSIVKNAKGEVLLTALRRGFEAAARAREAQGSPAMQPKAVIFTESRRTQRYLFDLLQQTEFKDKVVLFNGANNDSLSREIYQRWLDRHRGTDRVSGSPSADMRAAIVEHFRDEAAILIATEAAAEGINLQFCNLVVNYDLPWNPQRIEQRIGRCHRYGQKFDVVVVNFLNKNNAADRRVYELLDQKFKLFSGVFGASDEVLGAIESGVDFEKRIAEIYQKCRTPEQIQFEFDQLQKELEDQIANARRDARDKLLENFDQEVVERVRIDTRHLLDRVQQQLWALTRYMLRDHARFDGADYSFTLHTNPFPDEPIHPGPYRMGRNVEDANTYRVGHPLAQRLLEQAHSLDTPPAALRIDYTGSGKNIAILAPLLGHSGWLACRRVAMQAIEGEDRLLFAGMTDDGTLLDQDQCRRLFDLPANVTELVIVPQDLERRLDEALRISEGQFLEEVQRRNGQWFDAEMDKLDRWAEDRRQSLRRGLDELESQIKDTKRAARQAPNLPEKLALQKKLRELESKRDVAELDFRQASRELDKQQEQLLETLEQRLAATCERQDLFTIRWTLT, from the coding sequence ATGTCCGGCCAGTGCGCGGAGCCGGCCTTGCAGCCAAAACACTCGAGCAATGCAATGACGGACTACCACGCCCGCTACCTGGCCTTTGAGCTCACCCGCCGCCACGCCACCGACAGCGTGGAGAAACTCGGTACGGCACTTGCCGACGCGCAGGTGGACTTGAACCCCCACCAGGTGGATGCGGCGTTGTTTGCGTTTCGCAATCCCTTCTCCAAGGGCGCGATCCTGGCCGACGAGGTGGGCCTGGGTAAAACCATCGAGGCGGGGCTGCTGCTCGCCCAGAAGTGGGCGGAGCGTAGGCGCCGTTTACTTGTCATTGTGCCGGCCAATCTGCGCAAACAGTGGAGCCAAGAGCTGGAGGACAAGTTCTTCCTGCCCACGACCATCCTCGAGACGCGCACTTTCAACGAGCAGATCAAGGCCGGCAATCTCAATCCCTTCCAGCAGAATGCAGTCGTCATCTGCTCATATCAGTTCGTGCGCACCAAGGCGCCTTACGTGCAGCAGACGACGTGGGATTTGGTGGTGATCGACGAGGCCCACCGCCTGCGCAACGTCTACAAGAACTCGAGCAAGATCGCGCTCGCCATCAAGCAGGCTATCGCGCCGTTTCCGAAGCTGCTGCTTACGGCAACGCCGCTGCAGAATTCGTTACTTGAGCTGTATGGTCTAGTGAGCATCATCGACGACTACGCCTTCGGCGACCTCGAAAGTTTCCGCACGCGCTATGCCCGCCTCGGCGACGGAGAGGGCGAGACCTACGCCGAGCTCAAAGCGCGCCTCGCACCTATCTGCAAGCGCACGCTGCGCCGTCAGGTGCTCGAATACGTCCGCTACACCGAGCGCCATGCCCTGGTGCAAGAGTTTGTTCCGACACCCGAAGAGCAACAGTTGTACGAATGGGTCTCCGGCTACCTGCAGCGCGACAAGCTCTATGCCTTGCCCGCAAGCCAGCGCCAGCTCGTGACGCTAATTCTGCGCAAGCTGCTGGCGTCTTCGACCTATGCCATCGCCGGCACGCTGGAAAGCATGGTCAATCGCCTCGAGGCGGCTACCCGGCAAGCCGAAAGCCCAGCCCCGCCGACCGAGGCCATCGCCGAGGATTACGAGGATTACGACGAACTCGCCGACGAGTGGGAAGAAGATGAAGGCGAGTCCGGAAAACCGGCCCCGACACTGACCCCTGAGCAATTGGCTGAGCTCAAGCGCGAGAAGGAAGAGCTCGCCGAGTTCCTGCAGCTCGCCAAATCCATCGTCAAAAACGCCAAGGGCGAGGTGCTGCTCACCGCGCTGCGACGCGGCTTCGAGGCCGCCGCCCGCGCACGGGAGGCTCAAGGCAGTCCGGCCATGCAGCCCAAAGCGGTGATCTTCACCGAATCGCGCCGCACACAGCGCTACCTGTTCGATCTCCTGCAACAGACCGAATTCAAAGACAAGGTCGTGCTCTTCAACGGCGCAAACAACGATTCCCTGTCTCGTGAAATCTATCAGCGCTGGCTCGATCGCCACCGCGGCACGGATCGCGTGAGCGGGTCGCCCTCCGCCGATATGCGCGCCGCCATCGTCGAGCATTTCCGCGATGAAGCCGCCATCCTCATCGCCACCGAAGCCGCGGCTGAAGGCATCAACCTGCAGTTCTGCAATCTGGTGGTCAACTACGACCTGCCTTGGAACCCCCAGCGAATCGAGCAGCGCATCGGCCGCTGCCACCGCTACGGCCAGAAGTTCGACGTGGTGGTGGTGAACTTCCTCAACAAGAACAACGCCGCCGACCGGCGCGTCTATGAGCTGCTCGACCAGAAGTTCAAGCTCTTCAGCGGCGTGTTCGGAGCGAGCGACGAAGTGCTCGGCGCCATCGAATCCGGCGTGGACTTCGAAAAACGCATCGCCGAGATCTACCAGAAGTGCCGAACCCCCGAGCAAATCCAGTTCGAGTTCGACCAGCTCCAGAAGGAGCTCGAAGACCAGATTGCGAACGCCCGGCGCGATGCCCGCGACAAACTGCTCGAAAACTTCGATCAGGAAGTGGTCGAGCGCGTGCGCATCGATACCCGCCATCTGCTCGACCGCGTGCAACAGCAGCTTTGGGCGCTCACGCGCTACATGCTCCGAGACCACGCGCGCTTCGACGGCGCGGACTACAGCTTCACCCTGCACACCAATCCCTTCCCGGACGAACCCATCCATCCCGGCCCCTACCGCATGGGCCGCAACGTGGAGGACGCCAACACCTACCGCGTAGGGCACCCGCTCGCTCAGCGACTGCTGGAGCAGGCGCACAGTCTGGACACCCCACCCGCAGCGCTGCGCATCGACTACACCGGCAGCGGTAAGAACATCGCCATCCTCGCGCCACTCCTCGGCCACAGCGGCTGGCTCGCCTGCCGGCGCGTCGCCATGCAGGCCATCGAAGGTGAAGACAGACTGCTCTTCGCCGGCATGACGGACGACGGCACGTTGCTCGATCAGGATCAGTGCCGGCGCCTGTTCGACCTCCCGGCCAACGTGACCGAGCTGGTCATCGTGCCGCAAGACCTTGAGCGTCGGTTAGACGAGGCGCTAAGGATTAGCGAGGGGCAGTTCCTGGAGGAGGTGCAACGCCGCAACGGCCAGTGGTTCGACGCAGAGATGGACAAGCTCGACCGCTGGGCTGAGGATCGGCGGCAGAGCCTGCGCCGCGGGCTCGACGAACTCGAGAGCCAAATCAAAGACACGAAACGCGCCGCCCGCCAGGCGCCCAACCTGCCGGAAAAGCTCGCCCTCCAGAAGAAACTCAGGGAACTGGAAAGCAAACGTGACGTGGCCGAACTCGACTTCCGCCAGGCCAGCCGCGAGCTGGACAAGCAACAGGAACAACTGCTCGAAACCCTCGAACAGCGCCTCGCCGCCACCTGCGAGCGGCAAGACCTGTTCACGATTCGATGGACGCTGACATGA
- a CDS encoding hypothetical protein (possible pseudo, frameshifted), which translates to MPAFPGSGYPVERLHNGYFAQDKKGVLKDTRGDTQADDEVYNLIMKDKERLLSLDEPLRFIFSHSALREGWDNPNVFQICTLNETKSAVKKRQEIGRGLRLPVDQNGRRVFDESINKLYIMANESYEDFARALQTEYEEDCGVTFGNVPITALARLERVVDGEPRPIGCEAAQAIQQALVAQQMLDADGPAAAELRPAAPGV; encoded by the coding sequence ATGCCGGCCTTTCCTGGCTCAGGCTACCCCGTCGAGAGACTGCACAATGGCTATTTTGCGCAGGACAAAAAGGGTGTACTCAAGGACACCCGCGGCGACACCCAAGCCGACGACGAGGTGTACAACCTGATCATGAAGGACAAGGAGCGGCTCTTGTCGCTGGATGAGCCGCTGCGCTTCATCTTCAGCCATTCGGCGTTGCGAGAGGGCTGGGACAACCCCAACGTGTTCCAGATCTGTACGCTGAACGAAACGAAGAGCGCGGTCAAGAAGCGCCAGGAGATCGGGCGCGGATTGCGGCTGCCCGTCGATCAAAACGGCCGGCGGGTGTTCGATGAATCCATTAACAAGCTCTACATCATGGCCAACGAGAGCTATGAGGACTTCGCCCGGGCACTCCAGACCGAGTACGAAGAGGACTGCGGCGTCACCTTCGGCAATGTGCCGATCACTGCGCTGGCCAGGCTGGAGCGCGTCGTGGATGGCGAACCCCGGCCCATTGGCTGTGAGGCGGCGCAGGCCATCCAGCAGGCGCTGGTGGCGCAGCAAATGCTGGACGCCGACGGCCCGGCTGCTGCCGAACTTCGACCCGCAGCGCCCGGGGTTTGA
- a CDS encoding cell division protein Fic — translation MDNAQGNNATRAGRYVRQPTGYRAFLPAPLPPDPPLDLSGRLRERLSEADYALGRLDGAVLTLPNPDLFVFMYVRKEAVLSSQIEGTQSSLQNLLAAEAQLFDPDTPKDVQEVANYVRAMNHGLMRLADLPVSVRLIREIHAVLMQGVRGGRLQPGELRTTQNWIGPAGCTPATATFVPPPPNEVSQALSDLEKFLHDGGGLPPLVQVGLAHAQFETIHPFLDGNGRIGRLLITFLLTEKRLLSKPVLYHSHYFKQHRAEYYDRLQAVRDAGDWEGWLAFFLDGVIATSREATETAAAILRMREEYRAKITEHLGRAAANGQRVMDRLFDHPIVTVATVREWLGLTPAGANQIVNRLEAIGLLREITGYARNRRFRFEPYLKLFE, via the coding sequence ATGGACAACGCACAGGGTAACAACGCCACCCGTGCCGGTCGTTACGTCCGCCAGCCCACGGGTTATCGTGCCTTTCTCCCCGCACCCCTGCCGCCCGACCCGCCGCTGGACCTTTCCGGTCGTCTGCGCGAGCGGTTGTCCGAAGCCGACTACGCCTTGGGAAGGCTGGACGGCGCCGTGCTCACGCTGCCCAACCCGGACCTTTTCGTGTTCATGTACGTGCGCAAGGAAGCCGTGCTCTCGAGCCAGATCGAGGGCACGCAAAGCTCACTGCAGAACCTGCTGGCCGCCGAGGCACAACTCTTCGACCCCGACACGCCCAAGGACGTGCAAGAAGTCGCCAACTACGTGCGCGCCATGAACCATGGCCTTATGCGGCTCGCCGACCTGCCGGTCTCCGTGCGCCTGATACGCGAGATCCACGCCGTGCTGATGCAGGGCGTGCGCGGTGGGCGCCTGCAACCTGGCGAGCTGCGCACGACCCAGAACTGGATCGGTCCGGCAGGTTGTACCCCGGCGACCGCCACCTTCGTACCGCCTCCGCCGAACGAGGTGTCCCAGGCCCTGTCCGACCTCGAAAAGTTCCTGCACGACGGCGGCGGGCTGCCGCCGCTCGTGCAAGTAGGCCTCGCCCATGCCCAGTTCGAGACCATCCACCCCTTCCTCGACGGCAACGGGCGCATCGGCCGGCTGCTCATCACCTTCCTGCTCACCGAGAAACGGCTGCTCAGCAAACCGGTACTCTATCACTCGCACTACTTCAAGCAGCACCGCGCCGAGTACTACGATCGGCTGCAAGCGGTGCGCGATGCAGGCGACTGGGAGGGGTGGCTCGCGTTCTTCCTCGACGGGGTCATCGCCACGAGCCGCGAGGCGACCGAGACCGCCGCCGCCATTCTGCGGATGCGGGAGGAATACCGCGCGAAGATCACCGAACACCTGGGCCGCGCGGCCGCCAACGGCCAACGAGTCATGGATCGGCTCTTCGATCACCCCATCGTGACCGTCGCCACCGTGCGTGAGTGGCTCGGCCTTACGCCCGCTGGCGCGAACCAGATCGTCAACCGGCTCGAAGCCATCGGCCTGCTGCGCGAGATTACCGGCTATGCCCGCAACCGGCGGTTTCGCTTCGAGCCGTATTTGAAGCTGTTTGAATAA
- a CDS encoding hypothetical protein (possible pseudo, frameshifted): protein MIEYAKGDILKAEADALVNSVNCVGVMGRGIALQFKGAFPENFQAYKKACKRGEVQPGRMFVFETGRLTPPRFIINFPTKRHWRGKSRMEDIEAGLAALKQEIQARNIRSIAIPPLGVVSAASTGARFVHASSRLWRIFPM from the coding sequence ATGATCGAGTACGCCAAAGGTGACATCTTGAAGGCCGAGGCCGATGCCCTGGTCAACTCGGTCAACTGCGTCGGCGTCATGGGCCGCGGTATCGCCCTGCAGTTCAAGGGGGCGTTCCCGGAAAACTTCCAAGCCTACAAGAAAGCTTGCAAACGTGGGGAAGTTCAACCAGGCCGGATGTTCGTGTTCGAGACCGGAAGGCTCACGCCGCCGCGCTTCATCATCAATTTCCCAACCAAGCGCCACTGGCGCGGCAAAAGCCGCATGGAAGACATCGAGGCGGGCCTTGCGGCACTCAAGCAGGAGATTCAGGCAAGGAACATCCGTTCGATCGCCATTCCTCCGCTTGGAGTGGTCTCGGCGGCCTCGACTGGCGCAAGGTTCGTGCACGCATCGAGCAGGCTTTGGCGGATCTTTCCGATGTGA
- a CDS encoding hypothetical protein (possible pseudo, frameshifted) — MGYAYLSFDDEAVRTAATTDPVGFVADLPPRAILDEVQHVPHLFVTLKAAIDRDRRPGRFLLTGSTNVLLLPKLSDSLAGRMAIVRLHPLAQCELEGKRLSFLERLLGAGFKVRPFERLGALLPERIAAGGYPAALKLPAGRRRARWYEAYIETIVQRDVRELSRIASLDVMPRLLAAARRPRPRAWSMSRISRRHFRSAGRRSAIT; from the coding sequence GTGGGTTACGCGTACCTGAGCTTCGACGACGAGGCCGTCCGCACCGCCGCGACCACCGACCCGGTCGGCTTCGTCGCCGATCTGCCCCCGCGCGCAATTTTGGACGAGGTGCAGCACGTGCCGCACTTGTTCGTCACGCTGAAGGCGGCGATCGACCGCGACCGGCGGCCCGGGCGCTTTCTCTTGACGGGATCGACCAACGTCCTGTTATTGCCCAAGTTGAGCGATTCGCTCGCCGGTCGCATGGCGATCGTGCGCCTGCACCCGCTCGCACAGTGCGAGCTCGAAGGCAAGCGGCTGTCATTCCTCGAAAGGCTGTTGGGCGCTGGCTTCAAGGTGCGCCCGTTCGAGCGCCTCGGCGCACTCTTGCCGGAGCGCATAGCGGCCGGCGGCTATCCCGCGGCGCTCAAGCTTCCGGCCGGCCGGCGGCGCGCCCGCTGGTACGAGGCGTACATCGAAACGATCGTGCAACGCGACGTGCGCGAACTCAGCCGTATTGCCTCTCTCGACGTGATGCCGCGCCTGCTCGCTGCGGCCCGCCGCCCCAGACCGCGCGCCTGGTCAATGTCTCGGATCTCGCGGCGCCATTTTCGCTCAGCCGGCCGACGATCCGCGATTACCTGA
- a CDS encoding hypothetical protein (possible pseudo, frameshifted), producing MASVAIPPISPCHWSPGPLEDAEAFLQQHRATRQRLETVAELVEGFESAAGLELLATVHWVVQREGATDLTTIEQRLHEWGERKRQFTPRQIKLAYEHLERKGWFAARKVSNQ from the coding sequence ATGGCGAGCGTGGCGATTCCCCCTATCAGCCCCTGTCACTGGTCCCCCGGGCCCCTGGAGGACGCCGAGGCATTCCTCCAGCAGCATCGAGCCACCCGTCAGCGGCTTGAGACCGTGGCCGAACTGGTCGAAGGTTTCGAATCGGCGGCTGGTTTGGAGTTGTTGGCGACCGTGCATTGGGTCGTGCAGCGCGAAGGTGCGACCGATCTCACCACCATCGAGCAACGGCTGCATGAATGGGGTGAACGCAAGCGTCAATTCACGCCGCGGCAGATCAAGCTCGCATACGAGCATCTTGAGCGGAAAGGGTGGTTTGCTGCAAGGAAGGTTTCGAACCAATGA
- a CDS encoding hypothetical protein (possible pseudo, frameshifted), whose protein sequence is MRSSSPPEPETCFHGQEQTELGVGNRLLLDEERLRTNTRKVQERNDIEMADPSAPLEAWDVFDTPANLARRCPHFSVEMETGTGKTYVYLRTIFELATRYGFRKFVIVVPSVAIREGVLKNIELTAEHFRALYNNLPFEHFVYDAKRVSRLRQFALANTVQILVINIDAFRKNFAGTEAEQKSNVIYKESDRLSGRQPIEFVQAARPIVIIDEPQSVDSTDKAQEAIKALNPLCTLRYSATHRNPYNLVYRLDPVRAFELKLVKQIVVASAVAEGGENEAFVRAEAIDNKNGIKAKLRIHVQTSDGPKEKSVTVKLVPTSSLCPMSAKRTVAASR, encoded by the coding sequence ATGCGGTCATCAAGTCCACCGGAACCGGAGACTTGCTTTCACGGTCAGGAGCAGACCGAGCTGGGCGTAGGCAACCGGCTGTTACTCGATGAGGAGAGGCTTCGCACCAACACGCGCAAGGTGCAGGAACGCAACGACATCGAAATGGCCGACCCGAGCGCCCCGCTCGAAGCCTGGGACGTCTTCGATACGCCCGCCAACCTCGCGCGTCGCTGCCCTCACTTTTCGGTGGAGATGGAGACGGGCACGGGCAAGACCTATGTGTATCTGCGTACGATCTTTGAACTGGCCACACGCTACGGCTTTCGCAAGTTCGTGATCGTGGTGCCGAGCGTCGCGATCCGCGAAGGCGTGCTCAAGAACATCGAACTCACCGCGGAGCATTTCCGCGCGCTGTACAACAACCTGCCCTTCGAGCACTTCGTTTACGACGCAAAGCGCGTGAGCCGGCTGCGGCAGTTTGCGCTCGCCAATACGGTGCAGATCCTGGTCATCAATATCGACGCCTTCCGCAAGAACTTCGCCGGCACCGAGGCCGAGCAGAAGAGCAACGTCATCTACAAGGAAAGCGACCGCCTCTCGGGCCGGCAGCCCATCGAATTCGTACAGGCGGCGCGGCCGATCGTGATCATCGACGAGCCACAGAGTGTCGATTCCACCGACAAGGCGCAGGAGGCGATCAAGGCGCTCAATCCCTTGTGCACGCTGCGCTACTCGGCCACGCACCGCAACCCGTACAACCTGGTGTATCGGCTCGATCCGGTGCGGGCCTTCGAGCTGAAGCTAGTCAAGCAAATCGTGGTGGCGTCCGCAGTGGCGGAAGGGGGCGAGAACGAGGCGTTCGTGCGCGCGGAGGCCATCGACAACAAGAACGGCATCAAGGCGAAGCTCCGGATTCACGTGCAAACCAGCGACGGCCCCAAGGAAAAGAGCGTCACGGTCAAGCTCGTTCCGACCTCTTCGCTCTGTCCAATGAGCGCGAAGCGTACCGTAGCGGCTTCGAGGTGA